From the genome of Desmodus rotundus isolate HL8 chromosome 2, HLdesRot8A.1, whole genome shotgun sequence, one region includes:
- the PRSS56 gene encoding serine protease 56 isoform X3 gives MLLAVLLLLSLPDPPSAQGYPLYMRLPPSTLQAALSAQGTKALQAAQRSARRAVNLVAMEIQRRLHECRGCEGSTTPCAGPGRPRPQAPLLQDPSDPGQCGERRRDPVNVTLARGRIVGGSAAPPGAWPWLVRLQLNGQPLCGGVLVAASWVLTAAHCFTGAPNELLWTVMLAEGPRGEQWEEVRVNRILPHPKFDPRTFDNDLALVQLWTPVSPSGAARPVCLPQGLREPPAGTSCAIAGWGALFEGLRSFHCFPADGPEAQAVREAHVPLLSADTCRRALGPGLHPSTMLCAGYLAGGIDSCQGDSGGPLTCSETDPHPREVLYGVTSWGDGCGEPGKPGVYTRVAVFKDWLQEQMSAAPSSREPSCRELLAWEPPEEPLTDAVQPCAFYAHLCRGPKGACAPLAHQQCMQRRRRCELHSLAHTLLELLLGAQELFSPGPGMLRLARAKARPARSLQELPRHPAREQRMHAGSPAAGAPLPKRRPEQLGDAHGCPGLEPLQQRLATLRDTHAWILQVPSERLAMDFQEVLANLGSKTISGLFQAWVRAGLGGQRVVFGGLVGLEPATLARSLPRLLVQALQAFRLAAQAKAEPQGAQTGGGQN, from the exons ATGCTGCtggctgtgctgctgctgctgtccctCCCAGACCCACCGTCTGCCCAGGGGTACCCACTGTACATGCGCCTGCCCCCCAGCACCCTACAAG CAGCTCTGTCGGCCCAGGGGACAAAAGCATTGCAGGCTGCCCAGAGGAGTGCCCGGCGCGCGGTGAACCTAGTCGCGATGGAGATACAGCGTAGACTGCATGAGTGCCGAGGCTGCGAGGGCAGCACGACCCCCTGCGCGG GACCCGGGCGCCCCAGGCCTCAAGCCCCCCTGCTCCAGGATCCATCTGACCCAG GGCAGTGTGGCGAGAGGCGTCGGGACCCCGTCAATGTGACGCTGGCCCGGGGCCGCATTGTAGGGGGCAGCGCGGCGccacctggggcctggccctggctaGTGAGGCTGCAGCTCAACGGGCAGCCTCTGTGTGGCGGCGTCCTGGTGGCGGCGTCCTGGGTGCTCACAGCGGCGCATTGCTTCACGGG CGCCCCGAACGAGCTTCTGTGGACGGTGATGCTGGCCGAGGGGCCCCGAGGAGAGCAATGGGAAGAAGTGCGGGTGAACCGCATCTTGCCCCATCCTAAG TTTGACCCGCGGACCTTCGACAACGACCTTGCCCTGGTGCAACTGTGGACGCCGGTGAGCCCCTCAGGGGCGGCGCGCCCCGTGTGCCTGCCCCAGGGACTCCGGGAGCCCCCCGCCGGCACTTCCTGCGCCATCGCAGGATGGGGGGCTCTCTTCGAAG GACTGCGCTCCTTCCACTGCTTCCCTGCAGATGGGCCTGAGGCGCAGGCGGTCAGGGAGGCCCACGTGCCCCTGCTCAGCGCCGACACCTGCaggagggccctggggcctggcctgcaccccagcacCATGCTCTGTGCCGGCTATCTGGCAGGGGGCATCGACTCATGCCAG GGTGACTCTGGAGGCCCCCTCACCTGTTCTGAGactgacccccaccccagggaagtCCTGTATGGAGTCACCTCGTGGGGGGATGGGTGCGGGGAGCCAGGGAAGCCTGGGGTCTACACCCGTGTGGCCGTTTTCAAGGACTGGCTCCAGGAGCAGATGAGTG CGGCCCCCTCCAGCCGCGAGCCCAGCTGCAGGGAGCTTCTGGCCTGGGAACCTCCCGAGGAGCCACTAACAGACGCCGTCCAGCCCTGTGCCTTCTATGCCCACCTGTGCCGGGGACCCAAGGGCGCGTGTGCGCCCCTAGCGCATCAGCAGTGCATGCAGCGGCGACGGCGATGCG AGCTGCACTCGCTGGCCCACACactgctggagctgctgctgggcGCCCAGGAGCTGTTCAGCCCGGGCCCGGGGATGCTGCGCCTGGCCCGGGCCAAGGCTCGCCCAGCTCGTTCGCTCCAGGAGCTTCCTAGGCACCCTGCCCGAGAGCAGCGGATGCACGCAG GGTCGCCGGCTGCAGGCGCCCCGTTGCCGAAACGGAGGCCAGAGCAGCTCGGAGATGCGCACG GTTGCCCTGGCCTGGAGCCCCTGCAGCAGAGGTTGGCCACCCTCCGGGACACCCATGCCTGGATCCTGCAGGTCCCCTCTGAACGCCTGGCCATGGACTTTCAGGAG GTCCTGGCCAATCTGGGCTCCAAGACCATATCGGGGCTCTTCCAAGCCTGGGTTCGGGCAGGCTTGGGGGGCCAGCGTGTGGTCTTTGGTGGCCTGGTGGGCCTGGAGCCAGCCACCCTGGCTCGAAGCCTTCCGAGGTTGCTGGTGCAGGCCCTGCAGGCCTTCCGCTTGGCTGCTCAGGCCAAGGCAGAGCCCCAAGGCGCCCAGACGGGCGGGGGACAGAActga
- the PRSS56 gene encoding serine protease 56 isoform X1, translating into MLLAVLLLLSLPDPPSAQGYPLYMRLPPSTLQAALSAQGTKALQAAQRSARRAVNLVAMEIQRRLHECRGCEGSTTPCAAGPGRPRPQAPLLQDPSDPGQCGERRRDPVNVTLARGRIVGGSAAPPGAWPWLVRLQLNGQPLCGGVLVAASWVLTAAHCFTGAPNELLWTVMLAEGPRGEQWEEVRVNRILPHPKFDPRTFDNDLALVQLWTPVSPSGAARPVCLPQGLREPPAGTSCAIAGWGALFEGLRSFHCFPADGPEAQAVREAHVPLLSADTCRRALGPGLHPSTMLCAGYLAGGIDSCQGDSGGPLTCSETDPHPREVLYGVTSWGDGCGEPGKPGVYTRVAVFKDWLQEQMSAAPSSREPSCRELLAWEPPEEPLTDAVQPCAFYAHLCRGPKGACAPLAHQQCMQRRRRCELHSLAHTLLELLLGAQELFSPGPGMLRLARAKARPARSLQELPRHPAREQRMHAGSPAAGAPLPKRRPEQLGDAHGCPGLEPLQQRLATLRDTHAWILQVPSERLAMDFQEVLANLGSKTISGLFQAWVRAGLGGQRVVFGGLVGLEPATLARSLPRLLVQALQAFRLAAQAKAEPQGAQTGGGQN; encoded by the exons ATGCTGCtggctgtgctgctgctgctgtccctCCCAGACCCACCGTCTGCCCAGGGGTACCCACTGTACATGCGCCTGCCCCCCAGCACCCTACAAG CAGCTCTGTCGGCCCAGGGGACAAAAGCATTGCAGGCTGCCCAGAGGAGTGCCCGGCGCGCGGTGAACCTAGTCGCGATGGAGATACAGCGTAGACTGCATGAGTGCCGAGGCTGCGAGGGCAGCACGACCCCCTGCGCGG CAGGACCCGGGCGCCCCAGGCCTCAAGCCCCCCTGCTCCAGGATCCATCTGACCCAG GGCAGTGTGGCGAGAGGCGTCGGGACCCCGTCAATGTGACGCTGGCCCGGGGCCGCATTGTAGGGGGCAGCGCGGCGccacctggggcctggccctggctaGTGAGGCTGCAGCTCAACGGGCAGCCTCTGTGTGGCGGCGTCCTGGTGGCGGCGTCCTGGGTGCTCACAGCGGCGCATTGCTTCACGGG CGCCCCGAACGAGCTTCTGTGGACGGTGATGCTGGCCGAGGGGCCCCGAGGAGAGCAATGGGAAGAAGTGCGGGTGAACCGCATCTTGCCCCATCCTAAG TTTGACCCGCGGACCTTCGACAACGACCTTGCCCTGGTGCAACTGTGGACGCCGGTGAGCCCCTCAGGGGCGGCGCGCCCCGTGTGCCTGCCCCAGGGACTCCGGGAGCCCCCCGCCGGCACTTCCTGCGCCATCGCAGGATGGGGGGCTCTCTTCGAAG GACTGCGCTCCTTCCACTGCTTCCCTGCAGATGGGCCTGAGGCGCAGGCGGTCAGGGAGGCCCACGTGCCCCTGCTCAGCGCCGACACCTGCaggagggccctggggcctggcctgcaccccagcacCATGCTCTGTGCCGGCTATCTGGCAGGGGGCATCGACTCATGCCAG GGTGACTCTGGAGGCCCCCTCACCTGTTCTGAGactgacccccaccccagggaagtCCTGTATGGAGTCACCTCGTGGGGGGATGGGTGCGGGGAGCCAGGGAAGCCTGGGGTCTACACCCGTGTGGCCGTTTTCAAGGACTGGCTCCAGGAGCAGATGAGTG CGGCCCCCTCCAGCCGCGAGCCCAGCTGCAGGGAGCTTCTGGCCTGGGAACCTCCCGAGGAGCCACTAACAGACGCCGTCCAGCCCTGTGCCTTCTATGCCCACCTGTGCCGGGGACCCAAGGGCGCGTGTGCGCCCCTAGCGCATCAGCAGTGCATGCAGCGGCGACGGCGATGCG AGCTGCACTCGCTGGCCCACACactgctggagctgctgctgggcGCCCAGGAGCTGTTCAGCCCGGGCCCGGGGATGCTGCGCCTGGCCCGGGCCAAGGCTCGCCCAGCTCGTTCGCTCCAGGAGCTTCCTAGGCACCCTGCCCGAGAGCAGCGGATGCACGCAG GGTCGCCGGCTGCAGGCGCCCCGTTGCCGAAACGGAGGCCAGAGCAGCTCGGAGATGCGCACG GTTGCCCTGGCCTGGAGCCCCTGCAGCAGAGGTTGGCCACCCTCCGGGACACCCATGCCTGGATCCTGCAGGTCCCCTCTGAACGCCTGGCCATGGACTTTCAGGAG GTCCTGGCCAATCTGGGCTCCAAGACCATATCGGGGCTCTTCCAAGCCTGGGTTCGGGCAGGCTTGGGGGGCCAGCGTGTGGTCTTTGGTGGCCTGGTGGGCCTGGAGCCAGCCACCCTGGCTCGAAGCCTTCCGAGGTTGCTGGTGCAGGCCCTGCAGGCCTTCCGCTTGGCTGCTCAGGCCAAGGCAGAGCCCCAAGGCGCCCAGACGGGCGGGGGACAGAActga
- the PRSS56 gene encoding serine protease 56 isoform X4, with protein sequence MLLAVLLLLSLPDPPSAQGYPLYMRLPPSTLQAALSAQGTKALQAAQRSARRAVNLVAMEIQRRLHECRGCEGSTTPCAAGPGRPRPQAPLLQDPSDPGQCGERRRDPVNVTLARGRIVGGSAAPPGAWPWLVRLQLNGQPLCGGVLVAASWVLTAAHCFTGAPNELLWTVMLAEGPRGEQWEEVRVNRILPHPKFDPRTFDNDLALVQLWTPVSPSGAARPVCLPQGLREPPAGTSCAIAGWGALFEDGPEAQAVREAHVPLLSADTCRRALGPGLHPSTMLCAGYLAGGIDSCQGDSGGPLTCSETDPHPREVLYGVTSWGDGCGEPGKPGVYTRVAVFKDWLQEQMSAAPSSREPSCRELLAWEPPEEPLTDAVQPCAFYAHLCRGPKGACAPLAHQQCMQRRRRCELHSLAHTLLELLLGAQELFSPGPGMLRLARAKARPARSLQELPRHPAREQRMHAGSPAAGAPLPKRRPEQLGDAHGCPGLEPLQQRLATLRDTHAWILQVPSERLAMDFQEVLANLGSKTISGLFQAWVRAGLGGQRVVFGGLVGLEPATLARSLPRLLVQALQAFRLAAQAKAEPQGAQTGGGQN encoded by the exons ATGCTGCtggctgtgctgctgctgctgtccctCCCAGACCCACCGTCTGCCCAGGGGTACCCACTGTACATGCGCCTGCCCCCCAGCACCCTACAAG CAGCTCTGTCGGCCCAGGGGACAAAAGCATTGCAGGCTGCCCAGAGGAGTGCCCGGCGCGCGGTGAACCTAGTCGCGATGGAGATACAGCGTAGACTGCATGAGTGCCGAGGCTGCGAGGGCAGCACGACCCCCTGCGCGG CAGGACCCGGGCGCCCCAGGCCTCAAGCCCCCCTGCTCCAGGATCCATCTGACCCAG GGCAGTGTGGCGAGAGGCGTCGGGACCCCGTCAATGTGACGCTGGCCCGGGGCCGCATTGTAGGGGGCAGCGCGGCGccacctggggcctggccctggctaGTGAGGCTGCAGCTCAACGGGCAGCCTCTGTGTGGCGGCGTCCTGGTGGCGGCGTCCTGGGTGCTCACAGCGGCGCATTGCTTCACGGG CGCCCCGAACGAGCTTCTGTGGACGGTGATGCTGGCCGAGGGGCCCCGAGGAGAGCAATGGGAAGAAGTGCGGGTGAACCGCATCTTGCCCCATCCTAAG TTTGACCCGCGGACCTTCGACAACGACCTTGCCCTGGTGCAACTGTGGACGCCGGTGAGCCCCTCAGGGGCGGCGCGCCCCGTGTGCCTGCCCCAGGGACTCCGGGAGCCCCCCGCCGGCACTTCCTGCGCCATCGCAGGATGGGGGGCTCTCTTCGAAG ATGGGCCTGAGGCGCAGGCGGTCAGGGAGGCCCACGTGCCCCTGCTCAGCGCCGACACCTGCaggagggccctggggcctggcctgcaccccagcacCATGCTCTGTGCCGGCTATCTGGCAGGGGGCATCGACTCATGCCAG GGTGACTCTGGAGGCCCCCTCACCTGTTCTGAGactgacccccaccccagggaagtCCTGTATGGAGTCACCTCGTGGGGGGATGGGTGCGGGGAGCCAGGGAAGCCTGGGGTCTACACCCGTGTGGCCGTTTTCAAGGACTGGCTCCAGGAGCAGATGAGTG CGGCCCCCTCCAGCCGCGAGCCCAGCTGCAGGGAGCTTCTGGCCTGGGAACCTCCCGAGGAGCCACTAACAGACGCCGTCCAGCCCTGTGCCTTCTATGCCCACCTGTGCCGGGGACCCAAGGGCGCGTGTGCGCCCCTAGCGCATCAGCAGTGCATGCAGCGGCGACGGCGATGCG AGCTGCACTCGCTGGCCCACACactgctggagctgctgctgggcGCCCAGGAGCTGTTCAGCCCGGGCCCGGGGATGCTGCGCCTGGCCCGGGCCAAGGCTCGCCCAGCTCGTTCGCTCCAGGAGCTTCCTAGGCACCCTGCCCGAGAGCAGCGGATGCACGCAG GGTCGCCGGCTGCAGGCGCCCCGTTGCCGAAACGGAGGCCAGAGCAGCTCGGAGATGCGCACG GTTGCCCTGGCCTGGAGCCCCTGCAGCAGAGGTTGGCCACCCTCCGGGACACCCATGCCTGGATCCTGCAGGTCCCCTCTGAACGCCTGGCCATGGACTTTCAGGAG GTCCTGGCCAATCTGGGCTCCAAGACCATATCGGGGCTCTTCCAAGCCTGGGTTCGGGCAGGCTTGGGGGGCCAGCGTGTGGTCTTTGGTGGCCTGGTGGGCCTGGAGCCAGCCACCCTGGCTCGAAGCCTTCCGAGGTTGCTGGTGCAGGCCCTGCAGGCCTTCCGCTTGGCTGCTCAGGCCAAGGCAGAGCCCCAAGGCGCCCAGACGGGCGGGGGACAGAActga
- the CHRND gene encoding acetylcholine receptor subunit delta, whose amino-acid sequence MEGPVFALGLLAALVVCGSWGLNEEERLIQHLFKEKGYNKELRPVARPEDSVEITLALTLSNLISLKEVEETLTTNVWIEHGWTDSRLQWDAEDFGNISVLRLPPHMLWLPEIVLENNNDGSFEISYSCNTLIYPSGYVYWLPPAIFRSSCPISVTYFPFDWQNCSLKFSSLKYTAKEITLSLKQEEEEGRSYPVEWIIIDPEGFTENGEWEIVHRPARVNVDPSTPLDSPSHQDVTFYLIIRRKPLFYVINILVPCVLISFMINLVFYLPADCGEKTSMAISVLLAQSVFLLLISKRLPPTSIAIPLIGKFLLFGMVLVTIVVVVCVVVLNIHFRTPSTHVLSEGVKKLFLETLPKFLHMSLPEEGGPGPGALVRRSSSLGYISKAEEYFSLKSRSDLMFEKQSERHGLSQRLTTARRPPAGSEQAQQELFSELKPAVEGANFIVGHVRDQNNYSEEKDCWSRVARTVDRLCLFVVTPIMVVGTAWIFLQGAYNTPPEQPFPGDAFSYREQDKRFI is encoded by the exons ATGGAGGGGCCTGTGTTCGCACTGGGGCTGCTGGCCGCCCTGGTGGTGTGCG GCAGCTGGGGTCTCAATGAGGAGGAGCGGCTGATCCAGCACCTGTTTAAGGAGAAGGGCTACAACAAGGAGCTCCGGCCAGTGGCTCGCCCAGAGGACAGCGTGGAGATCACACTGGCCCTCACCCTCTCCAACCTCATCTCCCTG AAGGAAGTCGAGGAGACCCTCACCACTAACGTGTGGATTGAGCAC GGCTGGACGGACAGTCGGCTGCAGTGGGATGCTGAGGACTTCGGGAACATCAGCGTGCTGCGCCTGCCACCTCACATGCTGTGGCTCCCGGAGATTGTGCTGGAGAACAA CAATGACGGCTCCTTCGAGATTTCCTACTCCTGCAACACGCTGATCTATCCTTCAGGCTACGTGTACTGGCTGCCACCCGCCATCTTCCGCTCTTCTTGCCCCATCTCCGTCACTTACTTCCCCTTCGACTGGCAGAACTGCTCTCTCAAGTTCAG tTCCCTCAAGTACACGGCCAAGGAGATCACCCTGAGCCTgaagcaggaagaagaagagggccGCTCGTACCCAGTGGAGTGGATCATCATTGACCCCGAGGGCTTCACAG AGAATGGGGAGTGGGAGATAGTGCACCGGCCGGCCAGGGTCAACGTGGACCCCAGCACCCCGCTGGACAGCCCCAGCCACCAGGATGTCACCTTCTACCTCATCATTCGCCGCAAGCCCCTCTTCTACGTCATCAACATCCTGGTGCCCTGCGTGCTCATCTCCTTCATGATCAACCTGGTCTTCTACCTGCCAGCCGACT GTGGCGAGAAGACGTCAATGGCAATCTCGGTGCTCCTGGCGCAGTCTGTCTTCCTGCTGCTCATCTCCAAGCGGCTGCCCCCCACGTCCATAGCCATCCCCCTCATCGGCAA GTTCCTGCTCTTCGGCATGGTGCTGGTGACCATTGTGGTCGTGGTCTGTGTCGTCGTGCTCAACATCCACTTCCGCACACCCAGCACCCACGTGCTGTCCGAGGGCGTCAAGAAG CTTTTCCTAGAGACCCTGCCCAAGTTCCTGCACATGTCCCTCCCGGAGGAgggagggcctggccctggggccctggtGCGGCGGAGCAGCTCCCTGGGCTACATCTCCAAAGCCGAGGAATACTTCTCGCTCAAGTCCCGGAGCGACCTCATGTTCGAGAAGCAGTCCGAGCGGCATGGACTGTCCCAGCGCCTCACCACGGCCC GCCGGCCCCCAGCGGGCTCTGAGCAGGCCCAGCAGGAGCTGTTCAGTGAGCTGAAGCCAGCTGTGGAGGGGGCCAACTTCATCGTCGGCCACGTGAGGGACCAGAACAACTATAGCGAG GAGAAGGACTGCTGGAGCCGGGTGGCACGCACGGTGGACCGACTCTGCCTGTTTGTGGTGACGCCCATCATGGTGGTGGGCACAGCCTGGATCTTCCTGCAGGGTGCCTACAACACGCCCCCTGAGCAGCCTTTCCCCGGGGACGCCTTCTCCTACCGGGAGCAGGACAAGCGATTCATCTAG
- the PRSS56 gene encoding serine protease 56 isoform X2, with the protein MLLAVLLLLSLPDPPSAQGYPLYMRLPPSTLQALSAQGTKALQAAQRSARRAVNLVAMEIQRRLHECRGCEGSTTPCAAGPGRPRPQAPLLQDPSDPGQCGERRRDPVNVTLARGRIVGGSAAPPGAWPWLVRLQLNGQPLCGGVLVAASWVLTAAHCFTGAPNELLWTVMLAEGPRGEQWEEVRVNRILPHPKFDPRTFDNDLALVQLWTPVSPSGAARPVCLPQGLREPPAGTSCAIAGWGALFEGLRSFHCFPADGPEAQAVREAHVPLLSADTCRRALGPGLHPSTMLCAGYLAGGIDSCQGDSGGPLTCSETDPHPREVLYGVTSWGDGCGEPGKPGVYTRVAVFKDWLQEQMSAAPSSREPSCRELLAWEPPEEPLTDAVQPCAFYAHLCRGPKGACAPLAHQQCMQRRRRCELHSLAHTLLELLLGAQELFSPGPGMLRLARAKARPARSLQELPRHPAREQRMHAGSPAAGAPLPKRRPEQLGDAHGCPGLEPLQQRLATLRDTHAWILQVPSERLAMDFQEVLANLGSKTISGLFQAWVRAGLGGQRVVFGGLVGLEPATLARSLPRLLVQALQAFRLAAQAKAEPQGAQTGGGQN; encoded by the exons ATGCTGCtggctgtgctgctgctgctgtccctCCCAGACCCACCGTCTGCCCAGGGGTACCCACTGTACATGCGCCTGCCCCCCAGCACCCTACAAG CTCTGTCGGCCCAGGGGACAAAAGCATTGCAGGCTGCCCAGAGGAGTGCCCGGCGCGCGGTGAACCTAGTCGCGATGGAGATACAGCGTAGACTGCATGAGTGCCGAGGCTGCGAGGGCAGCACGACCCCCTGCGCGG CAGGACCCGGGCGCCCCAGGCCTCAAGCCCCCCTGCTCCAGGATCCATCTGACCCAG GGCAGTGTGGCGAGAGGCGTCGGGACCCCGTCAATGTGACGCTGGCCCGGGGCCGCATTGTAGGGGGCAGCGCGGCGccacctggggcctggccctggctaGTGAGGCTGCAGCTCAACGGGCAGCCTCTGTGTGGCGGCGTCCTGGTGGCGGCGTCCTGGGTGCTCACAGCGGCGCATTGCTTCACGGG CGCCCCGAACGAGCTTCTGTGGACGGTGATGCTGGCCGAGGGGCCCCGAGGAGAGCAATGGGAAGAAGTGCGGGTGAACCGCATCTTGCCCCATCCTAAG TTTGACCCGCGGACCTTCGACAACGACCTTGCCCTGGTGCAACTGTGGACGCCGGTGAGCCCCTCAGGGGCGGCGCGCCCCGTGTGCCTGCCCCAGGGACTCCGGGAGCCCCCCGCCGGCACTTCCTGCGCCATCGCAGGATGGGGGGCTCTCTTCGAAG GACTGCGCTCCTTCCACTGCTTCCCTGCAGATGGGCCTGAGGCGCAGGCGGTCAGGGAGGCCCACGTGCCCCTGCTCAGCGCCGACACCTGCaggagggccctggggcctggcctgcaccccagcacCATGCTCTGTGCCGGCTATCTGGCAGGGGGCATCGACTCATGCCAG GGTGACTCTGGAGGCCCCCTCACCTGTTCTGAGactgacccccaccccagggaagtCCTGTATGGAGTCACCTCGTGGGGGGATGGGTGCGGGGAGCCAGGGAAGCCTGGGGTCTACACCCGTGTGGCCGTTTTCAAGGACTGGCTCCAGGAGCAGATGAGTG CGGCCCCCTCCAGCCGCGAGCCCAGCTGCAGGGAGCTTCTGGCCTGGGAACCTCCCGAGGAGCCACTAACAGACGCCGTCCAGCCCTGTGCCTTCTATGCCCACCTGTGCCGGGGACCCAAGGGCGCGTGTGCGCCCCTAGCGCATCAGCAGTGCATGCAGCGGCGACGGCGATGCG AGCTGCACTCGCTGGCCCACACactgctggagctgctgctgggcGCCCAGGAGCTGTTCAGCCCGGGCCCGGGGATGCTGCGCCTGGCCCGGGCCAAGGCTCGCCCAGCTCGTTCGCTCCAGGAGCTTCCTAGGCACCCTGCCCGAGAGCAGCGGATGCACGCAG GGTCGCCGGCTGCAGGCGCCCCGTTGCCGAAACGGAGGCCAGAGCAGCTCGGAGATGCGCACG GTTGCCCTGGCCTGGAGCCCCTGCAGCAGAGGTTGGCCACCCTCCGGGACACCCATGCCTGGATCCTGCAGGTCCCCTCTGAACGCCTGGCCATGGACTTTCAGGAG GTCCTGGCCAATCTGGGCTCCAAGACCATATCGGGGCTCTTCCAAGCCTGGGTTCGGGCAGGCTTGGGGGGCCAGCGTGTGGTCTTTGGTGGCCTGGTGGGCCTGGAGCCAGCCACCCTGGCTCGAAGCCTTCCGAGGTTGCTGGTGCAGGCCCTGCAGGCCTTCCGCTTGGCTGCTCAGGCCAAGGCAGAGCCCCAAGGCGCCCAGACGGGCGGGGGACAGAActga
- the PRSS56 gene encoding serine protease 56 isoform X5: MLLAVLLLLSLPDPPSAQGYPLYMRLPPSTLQALSAQGTKALQAAQRSARRAVNLVAMEIQRRLHECRGCEGSTTPCAAGPGRPRPQAPLLQDPSDPGQCGERRRDPVNVTLARGRIVGGSAAPPGAWPWLVRLQLNGQPLCGGVLVAASWVLTAAHCFTGAPNELLWTVMLAEGPRGEQWEEVRVNRILPHPKFDPRTFDNDLALVQLWTPVSPSGAARPVCLPQGLREPPAGTSCAIAGWGALFEDGPEAQAVREAHVPLLSADTCRRALGPGLHPSTMLCAGYLAGGIDSCQGDSGGPLTCSETDPHPREVLYGVTSWGDGCGEPGKPGVYTRVAVFKDWLQEQMSAAPSSREPSCRELLAWEPPEEPLTDAVQPCAFYAHLCRGPKGACAPLAHQQCMQRRRRCELHSLAHTLLELLLGAQELFSPGPGMLRLARAKARPARSLQELPRHPAREQRMHAGSPAAGAPLPKRRPEQLGDAHGCPGLEPLQQRLATLRDTHAWILQVPSERLAMDFQEVLANLGSKTISGLFQAWVRAGLGGQRVVFGGLVGLEPATLARSLPRLLVQALQAFRLAAQAKAEPQGAQTGGGQN, encoded by the exons ATGCTGCtggctgtgctgctgctgctgtccctCCCAGACCCACCGTCTGCCCAGGGGTACCCACTGTACATGCGCCTGCCCCCCAGCACCCTACAAG CTCTGTCGGCCCAGGGGACAAAAGCATTGCAGGCTGCCCAGAGGAGTGCCCGGCGCGCGGTGAACCTAGTCGCGATGGAGATACAGCGTAGACTGCATGAGTGCCGAGGCTGCGAGGGCAGCACGACCCCCTGCGCGG CAGGACCCGGGCGCCCCAGGCCTCAAGCCCCCCTGCTCCAGGATCCATCTGACCCAG GGCAGTGTGGCGAGAGGCGTCGGGACCCCGTCAATGTGACGCTGGCCCGGGGCCGCATTGTAGGGGGCAGCGCGGCGccacctggggcctggccctggctaGTGAGGCTGCAGCTCAACGGGCAGCCTCTGTGTGGCGGCGTCCTGGTGGCGGCGTCCTGGGTGCTCACAGCGGCGCATTGCTTCACGGG CGCCCCGAACGAGCTTCTGTGGACGGTGATGCTGGCCGAGGGGCCCCGAGGAGAGCAATGGGAAGAAGTGCGGGTGAACCGCATCTTGCCCCATCCTAAG TTTGACCCGCGGACCTTCGACAACGACCTTGCCCTGGTGCAACTGTGGACGCCGGTGAGCCCCTCAGGGGCGGCGCGCCCCGTGTGCCTGCCCCAGGGACTCCGGGAGCCCCCCGCCGGCACTTCCTGCGCCATCGCAGGATGGGGGGCTCTCTTCGAAG ATGGGCCTGAGGCGCAGGCGGTCAGGGAGGCCCACGTGCCCCTGCTCAGCGCCGACACCTGCaggagggccctggggcctggcctgcaccccagcacCATGCTCTGTGCCGGCTATCTGGCAGGGGGCATCGACTCATGCCAG GGTGACTCTGGAGGCCCCCTCACCTGTTCTGAGactgacccccaccccagggaagtCCTGTATGGAGTCACCTCGTGGGGGGATGGGTGCGGGGAGCCAGGGAAGCCTGGGGTCTACACCCGTGTGGCCGTTTTCAAGGACTGGCTCCAGGAGCAGATGAGTG CGGCCCCCTCCAGCCGCGAGCCCAGCTGCAGGGAGCTTCTGGCCTGGGAACCTCCCGAGGAGCCACTAACAGACGCCGTCCAGCCCTGTGCCTTCTATGCCCACCTGTGCCGGGGACCCAAGGGCGCGTGTGCGCCCCTAGCGCATCAGCAGTGCATGCAGCGGCGACGGCGATGCG AGCTGCACTCGCTGGCCCACACactgctggagctgctgctgggcGCCCAGGAGCTGTTCAGCCCGGGCCCGGGGATGCTGCGCCTGGCCCGGGCCAAGGCTCGCCCAGCTCGTTCGCTCCAGGAGCTTCCTAGGCACCCTGCCCGAGAGCAGCGGATGCACGCAG GGTCGCCGGCTGCAGGCGCCCCGTTGCCGAAACGGAGGCCAGAGCAGCTCGGAGATGCGCACG GTTGCCCTGGCCTGGAGCCCCTGCAGCAGAGGTTGGCCACCCTCCGGGACACCCATGCCTGGATCCTGCAGGTCCCCTCTGAACGCCTGGCCATGGACTTTCAGGAG GTCCTGGCCAATCTGGGCTCCAAGACCATATCGGGGCTCTTCCAAGCCTGGGTTCGGGCAGGCTTGGGGGGCCAGCGTGTGGTCTTTGGTGGCCTGGTGGGCCTGGAGCCAGCCACCCTGGCTCGAAGCCTTCCGAGGTTGCTGGTGCAGGCCCTGCAGGCCTTCCGCTTGGCTGCTCAGGCCAAGGCAGAGCCCCAAGGCGCCCAGACGGGCGGGGGACAGAActga